The DNA window GGGCCACGATGTGGCCGCGTTCATCGAACACGATGCTGCGTGAACTGGAGGTGCCTTGGTCGAGGGCGAGCAGGTAGGTCATGGTGTGTCAGTGAAAGGGCGCGCTGGAGGAGCCGTGGGATCAGGGTGCGGCAAGCACCAGTTCCACATCGGCGTTTTCCAGCAGAGCGGGGAAGGGCGCAGGCGGCTGCTCGTCGGTAAACAGGCGGTCGATTTGGTCCAGGGTGGCCAGCTGCACCATGGCAGGGCGGTTGAACTTGCTGTGGTCGGCGGCCAGCCAGACCTCGCGGGCGTGTTCCACGATGGTTTGTGCCACTTTCACCTCGCGGTAATCGAAGTCGCGCAGCGAGCCGTCGTCCTCGATGCCCGAGATACCAATGATGGCGATATCCACCCGAAACTGGCGAATGAAGTCCACGGCGGCTTCGCCCACGATGCCCCGGTCGCGCGAGCGCACCACGCCCCCGGTCACGATGACCTCGCAATCGGGGTTGCTGCACAGGATAGCCGCGACGTTGAGGTTATTGGTAATGACGCGCAGGCCCTGGTGCTTGAGCAGCGCCTTGGCAATGGCTTCGGTGGTGGTTCCGATATTGAGGATCAGCGAGCAGTTGTTGGGCACCCGTTGCGCCACCGCCTTGGCAATGCGCGCCTTGCCCTCGGAATTGAGCGTTTCGCGCTGGGTGTGGGCAATGTTCTCTACCGTGGAACCCGGCATGCGCACGCCCCCATGGAACCGGGTGAGCAGCCCGTGCTCGGAAAGACGCTGCACATCGCGCCGCACCGTCTGCAGGGTCACTCCCAGAGTTTCGGCGAGTTCTTCCACCGTGGCCGACTGGCGGGCGCGCACTTCTTCGAGCAGAAGCAGTTGTCTGGGATTGGTGTTCACGCAGATTTTTGGGGAAAGGTGGCGGGTGTTGTTACTGTAAATCGAAAAAAAAGGAACCAATTAAGGGTTAACCTTGATACATTTCGAACAAAAAAGAACAAAAATGAAAAAATACGAAAATCAACATGCTGCGGCAATCCTCCTAACACGCTGAAAAGCTGGGAGCGGCGTGCCGCAGGAAAGGTCAAGCAATGGAGCTGGTTCTGGAGCGCATCAGCAAAAAAGTGGGCGCGCAAACCTGGCTGTACGACATGGATCTGGCCCTGCACAGCAACGCCGTGACGGTGTTGTTGGGGGCTACGCAGGCGGGCAAAACCAGTCTGATGCGCATCATGGCCGGGTTGGATGCGCCCAGCAGCGGGCGGGTGCGGGTGGATGGGAAGGATGTGACGGGCATGCCGGTGCGCCAGCGCAATGTGGCCATGGTCTACCAGCAGTTCATCAACTACCCCTCGCTTACTGTGGCGGACAACATCGCGTCGCCGCTCAAGCTGCGCGGTGAAAAGAACCTGCAGGCGCGCGTACGCGAACTGGCCGAGCGCCTGCACATAGAAATGTTTCTGGACCGCCTGCCCGCCGAGCTTTCAGGCGGACAGCAGCAGCGCGTGGCCTTGGCCCGCGCGCTGGCCAAGGGCGCGCCGCTCATGCTGCTCGATGAACCCCTGGTGAACCTGGACTACAAGCTGCGCGAAGAATTGCGTGAAGAACTCACGCAACTGTTTGCCGCAGGGCAGTCTACCGTGGTGTATGCGACGACCGAACCGGCGGAGGCCCTTTTGCTGGGCGGCTATACGGCCGTGCTCGACGAAGGGCGACTGCTGCAATACGGCCCCACGGCCGATGTGTTCCACGAGCCCTGCTCGCTGCGCGTGGCGCGCGCCTTCAGCGACCCCCCCATCAACCTGGTGGCGGCTGGGTCGGCAGCGAACGGCCTGCGACTGCAAGGCGGTGTGGAGCTGGTGCCGCGCAAGCCCCTGGCAGCGCCTGCCAGCGCAAATCTGACCGTTGGGGTGCGTGCCAGTGCGCTGCGCGTGCAGGCGCGCCCTGGCGATGTGGCAGTGCAGGGTACGGTGGAGCTGGCCGAGATTTCCGGCTCCGATACCTATGTGCACGCGACGACACCGCTGGGCGACCTGGTCGCCCAGATCACGGGGGTGCATTACTTTGATCTCGGGGCCTCGGTCACGCTGTACTTCAGCCCTGCGCAGGTCTATGTGTTTGGCGGCGATGGCGGCCTGCTGCTGGCGCCGCAGCGCACGGGGGGGATTTGACATGGCGCATATCACGCTTGATCTGGCGCATTCGTACAAACCCAACCCCCATCAGGACAGCGACTACGCGCTGCTGCCGCTCAAGATGGAGTTCGAAGACGGTGGCGCTTACGCGCTGCTGGGTCCGTCGGGCTGCGGCAAGACGACCATGCTCAACATCATGTCGGGCCTGCTGGTGCCTTCGCATGGCAAGGTACTGTTCGATGGCAGCGACGTGACGCACAAGAGTCCTCAGCACCGCAACATTGCCCAAGTGTTCCAGTTCCCGGTGATCTACGACACCATGACGGTGGCCGAGAACCTGGCCTTCCCTCTGCGCAACCGCAAGGTGCCGCAAGACCAGATTCGCCAGCGCGTCGGAGTCATTGCCGAGATGCTGGAGATGAGCGGACAGCTGGACCAGCGTGCGGCGGGCCTGTCGGCCGATGCCAAGCAGAAGATCTCGCTGGGCCGGGGGCTGGTGCGCTCGGATGTGGCCGCTGTGCTGTTCGATGAGCCACTCACGGTGATTGACCCGCACCTCAAGTGGCAATTGCGGCGCAAACTCAAGCAGATCCACCATGAGCTCAAGCTCACGTTGATCTATGTGACCCACGACCAGGTCGAGGCGCTGACCTTTGCCGACCAGGTGGTGGTGATGACGCGCGGCCGTGCCGTACAGGTGGGCTCGGCTGATGCATTGTTCGAGCGGCCACAGCATGTGTTTGTCGGGCATTTCATTGGCTCGCCGGGGATGAATTTTCTGCCCGCGCAATTCGACACAGGGCGCTTGCAGGTGGCTGGCCATGCCCTGGAGCTGCCAACGCCGCGCGTGCTGCCTGCGGGTGCGCTGCAGGTGGGCATACGGCCTGAATATCTGTCACTGGCGCAGTCGGGCCAGGTCGGCGCCTTGCCGTGCACCGTGTCGCGTGTGCAGGATATCGGCACCTATTTCATGCTGACCGCACAGGCAGGTGCGCACCAAGTCAAGGCGCGTTTCAACACGGAACAGCGCTTGCCCTCTGCCGGCGATCAGGTCTGGCTGCAGGTGCTGGGTGAACACACTTGCTTCTACCAAAACGAGGAGTTGTTGCCATGAGCGGAACCACCAAACCGGTGAACCAAAAAGCCTGGTTTCTGATTCTTCCGGTGCTGCTATGTGTGGCCTTCTCGGCCATCATTCCTTTAATGACGGTGGTGAACTACTCGGTGCAGGACATCATCTCGCCCGAGCGCCGGGTGTTCGTCGGGGTGGAGTGGTTTGCCTCGGTAATGCGCGATGAGGAATTGCACTCTGCACTGTGGCGGCAAATTACCTTTTCGCTGGCGGTGCTGTTGGTGGAGATTCCGCTGGGTATTTTGCTGGCGTTGTCCATGCCTGCGCAGGGATGGAAGTCTTCTGCCGTGCTGGTGGTGGTGGCGCTGTCGCTGCTGATTCCGTGGAACGTGGTGGGCACGATCTGGCAGATCTATGGGCGTGCCGACATCGGCCTGCTGGGATATACGCTGCAAAAGATCGGCATCGATTACAGCTACACGGGCAATGCCACGCATGCCTGGCTCACGGTGCTGGTGATGGATGTATGGCACTGGACGCCGCTGGTTGCGCTGCTGTGTTTTGCCGGGCTGCGCAGCATTCCCGATGCGTACTACCAGGCCGCCCGGATCGATGGGGCCAGCAAGCTGGCGGTGTTCCGCTACATCCAGCTGCCCAAGATGCGGGGCGTGTTGATGATCGCGGTGCTGCTGCGTTTCATGGACAGTTTCATGATCTACACCGAGCCGTTTGTTCTGACCGGCGGCGGACCGGGCAATGCCACGACCTTCCTGTCGCAGTACCTCACGCAGAAGGCGGTCGGCCAGTTTGATCTGGGGCCGGCGGCAGCCTTCTCGCTGATCTACTTCCTCATCATCCTGCTGATGTGTTTCATCCTCTACAACTGGATGCAGCGCATGGGAACCGCCGACGCACAAGGGGCTGGCCATGAATGAAAAACGTTTCCAGAAGCGCACGCTGTTCCTGATCGCGTACCTGATTTTTGCTGTGTTGCCCATCTACTGGATGATCAACATGAGTTTCAAAACGAACGAGGAAATCCTGTCGCATTTCTCGTTTTGGCCCCAGCACTTCACCTGGGCGAACTA is part of the Simplicispira sp. 125 genome and encodes:
- a CDS encoding ABC transporter ATP-binding protein yields the protein MAHITLDLAHSYKPNPHQDSDYALLPLKMEFEDGGAYALLGPSGCGKTTMLNIMSGLLVPSHGKVLFDGSDVTHKSPQHRNIAQVFQFPVIYDTMTVAENLAFPLRNRKVPQDQIRQRVGVIAEMLEMSGQLDQRAAGLSADAKQKISLGRGLVRSDVAAVLFDEPLTVIDPHLKWQLRRKLKQIHHELKLTLIYVTHDQVEALTFADQVVVMTRGRAVQVGSADALFERPQHVFVGHFIGSPGMNFLPAQFDTGRLQVAGHALELPTPRVLPAGALQVGIRPEYLSLAQSGQVGALPCTVSRVQDIGTYFMLTAQAGAHQVKARFNTEQRLPSAGDQVWLQVLGEHTCFYQNEELLP
- a CDS encoding sugar ABC transporter permease, which codes for MSGTTKPVNQKAWFLILPVLLCVAFSAIIPLMTVVNYSVQDIISPERRVFVGVEWFASVMRDEELHSALWRQITFSLAVLLVEIPLGILLALSMPAQGWKSSAVLVVVALSLLIPWNVVGTIWQIYGRADIGLLGYTLQKIGIDYSYTGNATHAWLTVLVMDVWHWTPLVALLCFAGLRSIPDAYYQAARIDGASKLAVFRYIQLPKMRGVLMIAVLLRFMDSFMIYTEPFVLTGGGPGNATTFLSQYLTQKAVGQFDLGPAAAFSLIYFLIILLMCFILYNWMQRMGTADAQGAGHE
- a CDS encoding ABC transporter ATP-binding protein, with the translated sequence MELVLERISKKVGAQTWLYDMDLALHSNAVTVLLGATQAGKTSLMRIMAGLDAPSSGRVRVDGKDVTGMPVRQRNVAMVYQQFINYPSLTVADNIASPLKLRGEKNLQARVRELAERLHIEMFLDRLPAELSGGQQQRVALARALAKGAPLMLLDEPLVNLDYKLREELREELTQLFAAGQSTVVYATTEPAEALLLGGYTAVLDEGRLLQYGPTADVFHEPCSLRVARAFSDPPINLVAAGSAANGLRLQGGVELVPRKPLAAPASANLTVGVRASALRVQARPGDVAVQGTVELAEISGSDTYVHATTPLGDLVAQITGVHYFDLGASVTLYFSPAQVYVFGGDGGLLLAPQRTGGI
- a CDS encoding DeoR/GlpR family DNA-binding transcription regulator, encoding MNTNPRQLLLLEEVRARQSATVEELAETLGVTLQTVRRDVQRLSEHGLLTRFHGGVRMPGSTVENIAHTQRETLNSEGKARIAKAVAQRVPNNCSLILNIGTTTEAIAKALLKHQGLRVITNNLNVAAILCSNPDCEVIVTGGVVRSRDRGIVGEAAVDFIRQFRVDIAIIGISGIEDDGSLRDFDYREVKVAQTIVEHAREVWLAADHSKFNRPAMVQLATLDQIDRLFTDEQPPAPFPALLENADVELVLAAP